The Montipora foliosa isolate CH-2021 chromosome 1, ASM3666993v2, whole genome shotgun sequence genome has a window encoding:
- the LOC138001951 gene encoding putative GTP-binding protein 6, which translates to MNPLRTACFGKRQLIACSHMIRWCRLCSSHLYPTQPRNRLIQPWTNLGWVLSGRRDFSKKSSLTDTVHDIEDDHPENIEILQTLRARHHYHHGELAAKKGHGVYILEPDFKWGKRRFQAVTSEHRMDEACGLIGSIQNWHVVGKKIESVRKLDGKTFFGKGKIEELTERFDEVRDSEIGLDSVFIDVDRLNSRQHKELEDLWDMKVFDRFGVVLQIFKERAKTAEAKIQVELAELPYIRSRLAHGGEEGSSYDQQRGGMHALGGPGETYLEKAKRVLFEREQKLKKKLQSIKKHRDHVRHERHKKHVPTVAVVGYTNAGKTTLIKALTGEAKMHPEDKLFATLDVTAHPGKLSSGMTVLFIDTVGFVSDLPPQLVESFSATLEDIAVSDLVVHVRDISHPECEAQLQDVLTVLEKQLGIKASLMENMVEVHNKTDLCDEESLQVQSGVHSNRRARISALNKTGLSELRALIENGVMESTGKEIKRLIIPPDGPQLSWLYHEGTVQGTSANEEGNIIATVIMDEATKKKYQAKFGHFS; encoded by the exons ATGAATCCTTTGCGAACAGCTTGCTTTGGTAAAAGACAACTCATTGCTTGCAGCCATATGATCAGATGGTGTCGCTTATGCTCTTCTCATCTTTATCCGACGCAGCCGCGAAATCGTCTTATTCAACCATGGACGAATTTGGGTTGGGTCCTATCGGGGAGGCGGGACTTTTCGAAGAAAAGCTCACTTACCGACACAGTACACGATATAGAAGATGATCATCCAGAGAACATTGAAATTTTGCAAACGCTACGAGCTCGTCATCATTACCATCATGGCGAACTGGCAGCCAAGAAAGGCCACGGTGTTTACATTCTGGAGCCGGATTTTAAGTGGGGAAAGCGCCGATTTCAAGCGGTAACAAGCGAACATAGAATGGACGAGGCCTGTGGACTGATCGGTTCTATTCAAAATTGGCATGTTGTGGGCAAAAAAATTGAATCTGTTAGAAAGCTAGACGGGAAAACATTCTTCGGGAAAGGAAAGATCGAAGAACTAACTGAACGATTTGACGAAGTAAGAGATTCCGAGATAGGACTAGACAGTGTCTTCATTGATGTGGACAGGCTGAATTCCAGGCAACACAAGGAGTTAGAAGACCTGTGGGATATGAAAGTGTTTGATCGTTTTGGTGTAGTTTTGCAGATATTTAAGGAGAGGGCCAAGACGGCAGAGGCAAAGATACAAGTGGAGTTAGCAGAATTGCCTTATATAAG GTCAAGATTAGCACATGGTGGGGAAGAAGGAAGTAGCTATGATCAGCAGAGAGGTGGAATGCATGCACTCGGTGGACCAGGAGAAACCTATCTAGAGAAAGCAAAGAGAGTACTGTTTGAAAGggaacaaaaactgaaaaagaaactgCAATCTATCAAAAAGCATCGTGATCACGTAAGACATGAGCGACATAAAAAGCATGTACCAACTGTGGCAGTTGTTGGGTACACAAATGCAG GGAAGACAACATTGATAAAAGCTCTGACTGGTGAGGCCAAAATGCATCCTGAAGACAAACTATTTGCAACTCTTGACGTTACTGCCCACCCTGGAAAGCTGTCATCTGGAATGACAGTACTCTTTATAGACACAGTTGGTTTCGTGTCAGATCTGCCACCTCAACTTGTGGAATCCTTCTCTGCCACGTTGGAAGATATTGCAGTGTCT GATTTAGTGGTCCATGTACGAGACATCAGCCATCCAGAATGTGAAGCTCAATTGCAAGATGTCCTGACAGTCCTCGAAAAACAGCTCGGCATCAAGGCTTCTCTGATGGAAAACATGGTAGAAGTTCACAACAAGACTGATCTTTG cGACGAGGAAAGCCTTCAGGTGCAATCGGGAGTGCATAGCAACAGGCGCGCACGTATCTCGGCTCTGAATAAGACTGGACTGAGTGAACTGCGGGCATTGATCGAAAACGGAGTCATGGAATCAACAGGAAAAGAGATAAAAAGACTTATAATTCCTCCCGACGGACCGCAACTCAG CTGGCTTTATCACGAGGGAACAGTACAGGGAACTTCAGCGAATGAAGAAGGGAACATCATTGCAACCGTAATCATGGACGaagcaacgaaaaaaaaatatcaagcAAAATTCGGCCACTTCAGCTAA
- the LOC138001967 gene encoding V-type proton ATPase subunit C-like — MSEYWLISAPGDKTPQQTYISLKGRMTGLSPVFQLHLPELKVGTLDTLVGLSDDLGKLDAFVESVTRKLAHYMVDVLEEHQDRVMENLLANGQDLPSFVTKFQWDSAKYPIKQSLRNLTEIISKQVNQIEHDLKTKSSAYNTIRGNLATLERKATGSLLTRNLGELVKKEDFVLDSEYLTTQLVVVPRALYNDWQKAYWKLTDMVVPESSRLVHEDNEHGLFTVTLFKKVVDEFKHHARDKKFLVRDFVYDEQALEAGKNEITKLESDKKKQFGPLVRWLRVNFSDAFIAWIHVKALRVFVESVLRYGLPVNFQAMLLQPSKKTYKKIKDTLDSCYQHLDNQGFSSTMYDPQHMEIPGLSLSQQEYYPYVFYQIKLDLLER; from the exons ATGTCAGAGTATTGGCTGATTTCGGCCCCGGGCGACAAGACCCCACAACAAACGTACATAAGCCTGAAGGGACGAATGACAGGCCTCTCACCTGTATTTCAACTCCACCTCCCAGAACTAAAG GTAGGGACATTGGATACACTTGTTGGATTGTCTGATGATCTTGGAAAATTAGATGCCTTTGTTGAGAG TGTAACACGCAAGTTGGCGCACTACATGGTAGATGTGTTGGAGGAACACCAAGACAGAGTCATGGAAAACCTGCTTGCAAATGGGC AGGATCTGCCAAGCTTTGTCACCAAGTTTCAGTGGGATTCTGCCAAATATCCAATCAAGCAGTCGCTTAGGAATTTGACAGAGATCATCAGTAAG CAAGTAAATCAGATTGAGCATGACCTCAAGACCAAGTCATCAGCATATAACACCATCAGAGGAAACCTTGCTACTTTGGAAAGAAAAGCCAC GGGAAGTCTTCTGACTCGAAATCTAGGAGAACTTGTAAAAAAGGAGGATTTTGTTTTAGACTCTGAATACCTCACAACACAGCTTGTAGTTGTTCCAAG GGCCCTATATAATGATTGGCAGAAGGCCTACTGGAAACTAACTGATATGGTTGTACCAGAGTCATCCAG ATTGGTGCATGAAGACAATGAGCATGGCTTGTTCACTGTAACCTTGTTTAAGAAAGTGGTAGACGAGTTTAAGCATCATGCACGCGATAAGAA GTTTTTAGTACGTGACTTTGTGTATGACGAACAGGCTTTGGAAGCGGGGAAGAACGAAATCACAAAACTCGAATCTGATAAGAAAAAGCAATTT GGTCCGTTGGTGAGATGGCTTCGAGTGAATTTTAGCGATGCTTTCATTGCATGGATTCACGTTAAG GCCCTTCGCGTGTTTGTGGAATCAGTTCTAAG ATACGGACTGCCAGTGAACTTTCAAGCAATGCTTTTACAG CCATCTAAGAAGACGTACAAGAAAATCAAAGACACTTTGGATTCGTGTTATCAACATCTTGATAACCAAGGCTTTAGTTCAACAATGTACGACCCACAG CATATGGAAATCCCTGGACTCAGTTTGTCCCAGCAAGAATATTATCCCTACGTCTTTTATCAGATTAAATTAGACCTACTGGAGCGGTAG